agattgtcctctataatgtgggtggacctcatccaatcatctgaaggcctaaatagaacaaaacacTGACCTCCCTAgagcagaaggaattctgccagcagacatCCTCTGGACTCGAACTGaagcatcagctcttcctgggtctccagcttgcaagCCCACTTTGCAGATTTTGGACTCGCCATTCTCCAGAATCACATGaactaattccttaaaataaatttccttctatgtatttatgtatcctattggttctgtttctctgcagaaccttACAAAGCTCTAAGGTGTCTGCCACCTCCAGTAATATCACACTCAAAGCCATACGGGTATTGAAAGCTGCAGGTGCTTCCAGAGCATTTACAAGTTTGAATTGACCTTACCAATTCCACTGAGAAAAGACAATCATGTGGTAAGTGTCTACAGAAATAATACTTGCATTGACTCACCTGCCTTATAACTGTCCTCTAAAGCTGAGAATGGAATATAATGGTCCCTGAAAGTCTATGTGATCAGAATATAAAAGCAGATGTTCATACGTCTTAAGGACAGCCAGACCTAAGAGAATTAGGTATAGGTGGAGTTTATTTGTAGTTTCGGTACACCTGAGTCCCCTATTTTCAGCATGTTTTGCGTGTTTTAATGGCAGAAAACCAAGCACTGAGGCAAGAGAGGGACTTTGACATTTGGGGAAACAGGATCAACCCAGAACACCTGACAGCATGTATGCAACCATTTACTTTGCCCATAAGTAAAGCAAGCCCAGATACCCTCACAGAAGCCAAAGGTATCAGTCTTCATTATTAATCATAAACACtaaattctcatatttttttaaagtaaaaactgggattcttttttaaattagtcCAAAGTGGCATTTAGGAACTTAGTTGTAGGCTGTTGCGCTGACACCCTGACAAACCTAAGTGTAGGGTTGggtctggttttgttttggttttcttttcaatatcCAATGCTCATGGATTAAGTTCTGGAAATGTTCCAATTGCACCACGGGTATGCTCCTTGGGTTGGATGCTGGAGGGTGAGGCACGTTTTGCCGAACCCACGTCGACTACCTAGTAGTCATCAAGGTCAAAAAATTCATCGTCTCCTCCTTGGTATTCCATTCCCTGGAAATCTACTCGGTACCGCAAGATACCTCCAATTCCACCAAATCCTTTCACAAACTGGGATCCTTCTTGTGACTTATCAGTGACAATTTCCAACGTAGCTTCAAATTTTTTATAGTTGTTAGCAAACCATTCCAGCAGGGGCATGCTCTCAATCAGCTCATGTTCTTGTCCTGTCTCTTTGTCTGTGAAATGAGATTTACCCTTCTCTTGTTCTGGAGTTAGGTAGAGAATTTTCTCCTCTTCCGTGCCTTGGCAATGAAGAACATATCTCATTATACGCAGATTTTCATAGACTATTAGGATCTCTACAGCTCCCATTTCTAAAGCCTTTAGTGTATCTTCAACTCCAAAACAGTACTTGCCCGTGTCCTGGCTGATTTCATCAAAGTACCGCCCtattaatttcttctcttgaaTGAATTTCACGTTGGACAGGACTTCAGTAGATAACTCAATAGCTTGGTTGAATCCATTTTCACCACCATAGGATATATcaactaattttaaaacttttgattgCAACCTCTGATCAAACATATCAGATTGACTTAGTTCagttttaaagtcagctgatccAGCTAAAACGAGACCAGCCACATTTACTTTGTCCCCTGAAATAATGAGCTGTACAGCAGTCTCAGCTACTTTCCGAACATAGTTATGTCACTTTTCCATTCTTAAACAGGCAAAACGCAAGGCTGATTGACCTCCTCTACCATGTTTCTTTGGGAGATCCACAGTGAATTTGTGCAGGACTTCTCTTGTCTTTCCTTGGAGTGTGCCAAAAAGTGCACCACTACCATCTATTACAATGAAGCCAAACTTGCTATCATCTGAAAGTAGTGCTGTAAGAGCCTCTGTATGGAATTTGTTGTCGCACAAATACAACGACGTATTAACTGGTTTGAAAGGTTCAAAGTCAATgttgactttcttttcctttccttcttctgttaCAATTGTACCACAGTAAACAACCAGTCCATTTGGAGGTACTTTGTTACAACGTTTGAGTCTTTGCTGTACAGATGTAATGGCTCCCAAGACTGAAAGGCGGTTTACACGTGATTTAATGTTAGATGCACTTCCAAACTCATCTGCTAACATTTTTGCCACTCTTGAAATCTGGTCTTTGGGAGGAATGATCAATGATATCATGCTTGTGCCATTGCCGCGGGCCGCCTCCAAGCTCTTAATGAGCTTCTTGATCTTCCAGATCTCCACGTTCCTGTCGGCTGCACTGGGGTCGTCCGCCATCTTCTCGCCTCCTCCTCCCTAAGGGCCCAGTACTGGGCGGCAGCGGCTGCTCCTCCCCAGCGGCGGCTCCACGGCGGCGGCTCTGACGTGGGACACTGGCTCCCTCcctaaattatcattttttaaatatattctatgtTATTCTGTGACTGACCAGCTAGATGTGTATTATTCcaaccttttcatttttctctttacctgGCAACGTGAGTTTGTGCCATTTCACAGCTCATTTGCACCTCTACCAGCTTTGCTACACTCATTACTATCTCTGGCAAAAGATTCGGTGAGAGAGGAAGCTGATGCAAATGAGATTTTTAGATTTTCCACCTTCTCCCTTTCTACCATGACCATGGCTAATCAAGAACTGACTGTGCAAAGAGCAGAGAATGCAATTCGGCATTAGGTAAGGAAAGCTTCACACACAAAATCACTAGGAATGCCTTAAAGGGAGTATCAAGTAAATAGGAGCAACTGTGACATAAGATGACATTTTCTTGTTAATGTTACCTGACGCTTTCTGAAATGTCTTAAGAGAAATAATCACGAAAAGTTTACAACAGTAATTCATCAACTCATTTCTTAGTGCAGAAATAGCTTCATTGAGTAGCAGTGCCTAAAAGCTATATGGTGACTTAGCGGAGCTGTCAGGAATCATTCCATTCAAAAAGTGTGTGATTGAAGTCTGCTAGGTTCTAGATAGAGTTCCATGAGGATACGAAGATGGTAAGACACAGCTCCCACTTACATTTTAGTGGAGAGGCAGATAAGTAAGTAAATTATTTCAGTTTAACTTGGCTAATTCTATGATAAGGGAATTCCCAGAGTACTaggagaggacagagggaaaTTTATCCCAGTCTGGCAGGTCAGAGAAGTCATTTTTTAGGAGGTGATACCTGAGTTAAATAGGAAGGGGTGATTAGGAGTTAGGTAGtttaagaaaagggaaaggtAGTTTTAGACAGAAATAAGAACATGGACAAAAACATGAATAATTAGAAGACTTTGACGTTTAGGAACAACTATAAGGAGTTCTATATCCTGGATCCTAAAGTCATGTAGAATCATGTATCAGACAATGAGAAAGGAGACACAAGCCAGTCATGGAATTACCTTAATTACCTTTCCTGAGAAGCTTGAGCTTGATCCAGTAAATGGTGAGAAGACATTGAAGAATTTTAACTGTGAGTAGTGTGCTTACATTGGTATTTTAAATTGATCATTCCAGATAGATAGGGTGGGTGGGTCTGGATAGTAGGGAAAACATCTGAACAAGGGAAATCTGTTGAAACTATTAAGAAAGCTAAGATGGGAAGATCTTGGCTAAACAAAGAAAGCTCaggtgaggagaaaggagaagatttgagaaatatttagaagaCAAACTGTCAGGATTATTGAATAGTTGGATATTGTAGGAGAGGCAAAGGAAAGACTATAATCATTTCTAGAATTCCAGATAGGACACAGAACAAGGAGCAAGTGGAGGGGATTTGGTAGTTGATGAGTTCAGTATTAGTATGTCAAGACCACCCAAGGAGAGAGGACAAGCATGCATTTTCATATTCAAGTGAAATTCAGATTAAATTAAAGCTGGTGACATACATACGGGAATCATCAGCATAGTAGTTCAAGTTATGAGTGAATGAACTACCCCAGGAGACAGTGTAAAACACTAGCTCTCAATTCTGGCTCTATGTTAGAATCCACTGAAAAGATACTTACTCCCAAGCATCACCTCAGACCACTTAAATCAGAATTTATGAAGACGTAGCCAGGGTCTGGAATTACTGcataagtgaaaataaagatgagcCCAAGGCTACAAGCCCatgaagagaacaagaaagaaatggtCAGAAGCATatgaagagaaccagaaagaagaaaatctgccACTACTTTCATACTCCCAATTGTATTCACTAGAATAGAATGAACATGACATAATCACTGTTTTAACAGGAAATACTGTGACATACTATCATTTCAGAAATCCTTGACCACCGTAACAGCATTCCACTTGAAGAGTTCAAGTTCTATTTTACCAATATAGAGTCAATTAGCTGGTTACGCCCCATTATAACAAATACGTTCCCAaaagtttcatttcctttaaaaggtGATGAAGCATATCTTATTTTAACTAATCAGATACATTCAATAATTATAAAAGctccaagagaaaaatcaaagtccTTTATGGGACAAAAAGTTTTGTTCTTGAGGATTTATCTgtttagctattttatttttctttatttttcttaaagagctgTTAGTTGGGGGATGGGATA
This genomic window from Equus przewalskii isolate Varuska chromosome 3, EquPr2, whole genome shotgun sequence contains:
- the LOC139082291 gene encoding eukaryotic peptide chain release factor subunit 1-like, encoding MADDPSAADRNVEIWKIKKLIKSLEAARGNGTSMISLIIPPKDQISRVAKMLADEFGSASNIKSRVNRLSVLGAITSVQQRLKRCNKVPPNGLVVYCGTIVTEEGKEKKVNIDFEPFKPVNTSLYLCDNKFHTEALTALLSDDSKFGFIVIDGSGALFGTLQGKTREVLHKFTVDLPKKHGRGGQSALRFACLRMEK